The Zavarzinella sp. sequence GCCCGCATTCGCCGATTCTTCTTTCAATTGTTCTCGAACTTTCATCAGAATCTTTCCCAGCATATTCTTGCCGCTTCCATCCCCACCGTCACCCCAAAAGCTATCATTGGTGGTGTGTTCAACCAAAGTAGCATCCCCAGTAGAGAGCAATAGTTTGGTTAATTCAGGGTGCTGGGTGAATTTTGCGTAAACAGCTTCCCGCATGATGCCAATTTTGACCGATTCCCAATCTCTCCGCAATTTCTGCTTTCTGGAACGTCCCAAACGTGCTGCAATCATTGGCGACT is a genomic window containing:
- a CDS encoding NADAR family protein, producing MNDSNVINFYSTIDAFGAFSNFASYPILMKNQQWPTTEHYFQAQKFDDRAYQEKIRATKSPMIAARLGRSRKQKLRRDWESVKIGIMREAVYAKFTQHPELTKLLLSTGDATLVEHTTNDSFWGDGGDGSGKNMLGKILMKVREQLKEESANAGKTAD